In Nostoc sp. CENA543, a single genomic region encodes these proteins:
- a CDS encoding nitronate monooxygenase family protein, with amino-acid sequence MHSSLHPLQIGKHIARYPIMQAAMAVRVSGAKLAGAVANAGGVGMIATLGIGLDSPYFNPRQKSSFFTANRLALIDELAKARSISPDGVIGVNILVGTKDYPELAKTAAAEGANLIVTGGAVALNLPEYTADYPDVALVPTVANADSAQYLCQTWKNRYNRLPDALILENCQKVGGHFTQCEQINVPGFSIGWVISQVREYLTETMGVRIPLIVTGGISDRADIDQILAMGADGVQMGTRFITTIECDAHQNYKERHLQANPEDIVTVPSPVGKPSRALRNPFAEQIMADSAQQRRCIANCLEICLFRDKGKTYCLLNALAQAACGDIENGLIFSGANVSQNQRIMSVSELMADLTAKV; translated from the coding sequence ATGCACTCAAGCCTTCACCCTTTGCAGATTGGTAAACATATTGCACGTTATCCCATCATGCAAGCTGCAATGGCGGTGCGGGTATCTGGTGCAAAATTGGCTGGAGCAGTTGCCAATGCTGGCGGGGTGGGGATGATTGCTACCCTGGGGATTGGCTTGGATTCACCGTATTTTAATCCCCGTCAAAAGAGTAGTTTTTTTACAGCCAATCGCCTGGCGTTAATTGATGAATTAGCCAAAGCTAGGAGTATTAGCCCCGATGGTGTGATTGGTGTCAATATCTTAGTGGGTACTAAAGATTACCCAGAATTAGCAAAAACCGCAGCTGCCGAGGGTGCAAATCTGATTGTGACAGGGGGTGCAGTAGCTTTAAATTTACCAGAGTACACTGCCGATTATCCTGATGTGGCTTTAGTGCCGACTGTCGCCAATGCAGACTCAGCCCAATATCTTTGTCAGACTTGGAAAAATCGATATAATCGTCTACCCGATGCCTTGATTCTAGAAAATTGCCAGAAGGTGGGGGGACACTTTACCCAATGTGAACAAATTAACGTTCCAGGGTTTTCTATTGGTTGGGTGATTTCCCAGGTGCGGGAATATTTAACTGAGACAATGGGGGTGAGAATACCGTTAATTGTAACGGGGGGAATTAGCGATCGCGCCGATATTGATCAAATCTTAGCAATGGGAGCAGACGGCGTACAAATGGGTACACGCTTCATCACCACCATTGAATGTGATGCCCATCAAAATTATAAAGAACGTCATTTGCAAGCCAACCCAGAAGATATAGTCACCGTACCCAGTCCTGTCGGTAAACCCAGCCGGGCTTTACGTAACCCCTTCGCAGAACAGATTATGGCAGATTCAGCCCAACAGAGGCGATGTATTGCCAACTGTTTAGAAATCTGTCTATTTCGAGACAAAGGTAAAACCTATTGTCTACTAAATGCCCTAGCGCAAGCTGCCTGTGGCGACATAGAAAATGGTTTAATCTTTTCTGGTGCAAACGTGAGTCAGAATCAGCGCATCATGTCTGTGTCAGAGCTGATGGCAGATTTGACAGCCAAGGTTTAG
- a CDS encoding endonuclease domain-containing protein, translated as MNNPTPRKDQTNNIVIGQTINPDKMHRAKELRRQMTPAEKILWEYLRGNRLHGLHFRRQQIIDGFIADFYCHTARLLIEVDGKIHEQHAEYDAERDKVLSARGLRLLRIKNEEVVQEIDRVLMLIYRVCCEET; from the coding sequence ATGAATAATCCAACACCAAGAAAAGACCAAACTAACAATATAGTTATTGGACAAACAATCAACCCAGATAAAATGCACCGTGCAAAAGAACTCCGTCGCCAAATGACACCAGCAGAAAAAATTCTTTGGGAATATCTTCGCGGTAATCGTTTGCATGGTTTACACTTTCGTCGTCAGCAAATTATTGATGGTTTCATCGCAGATTTTTACTGTCACACTGCTAGATTATTGATAGAGGTAGATGGAAAAATTCACGAACAACACGCTGAATATGATGCAGAACGTGACAAAGTTTTATCAGCTAGAGGGTTGCGTTTGTTAAGGATTAAAAATGAGGAAGTTGTACAGGAAATTGATCGGGTTTTGATGCTGATTTATCGGGTTTGCTGTGAAGAGACCTAA
- the hetL gene encoding heterocyst differentiation pentapeptide repeat protein HetL: MDINEIVKLYVAGERNFQKLNLQEAELTNANLTGADFSYADLRQTRLGKTNLSHACLKEADLSESILWGIDLSEADLYHAILREADLTGAKLVKTHLEATNLIKSSLCGANLCGANLSRSLLFQADLRPSSNQRTDLGYAVLTGADLSYADLRAASLHHANLNQAKLCRANLGKIIQWGNLATDLSGASLQGADLSYANFDGAVMRKANLQGADLTGAIFTNADLAGAIMPDGTVHD, from the coding sequence ATGGATATAAACGAAATTGTCAAGTTATATGTTGCTGGTGAAAGAAATTTCCAAAAGCTGAATCTGCAAGAAGCGGAATTAACTAATGCTAACCTCACAGGTGCAGATTTTAGCTATGCTGATTTACGGCAGACGCGACTAGGGAAAACTAATCTCAGCCACGCTTGTTTAAAAGAAGCAGATTTGAGCGAATCGATTCTTTGGGGCATAGATTTGAGTGAAGCAGATTTATATCATGCTATTTTACGAGAAGCGGATTTAACAGGTGCAAAACTAGTCAAAACACATTTAGAAGCTACAAATTTAATTAAATCTAGTTTGTGTGGTGCTAATTTATGTGGTGCTAACTTATCCCGTTCACTGCTATTTCAAGCAGACTTACGCCCTAGTTCCAACCAACGCACAGATTTAGGATATGCGGTTTTGACTGGTGCAGATTTGAGTTACGCTGACTTGAGAGCCGCTTCTTTACACCATGCCAACTTAAATCAAGCCAAATTATGTCGTGCCAATCTAGGTAAAATTATCCAGTGGGGTAACTTAGCGACTGATTTAAGTGGAGCTAGTTTACAAGGTGCAGATTTAAGTTATGCCAACTTTGATGGCGCAGTTATGCGAAAGGCAAATTTACAGGGTGCAGACTTAACAGGGGCAATTTTCACCAATGCGGATTTAGCAGGTGCAATTATGCCTGATGGTACGGTTCATGATTGA
- a CDS encoding thermonuclease family protein, with protein sequence MTKLHKSLLILLSTLIMTGVAGCTRFFGASGDLVERVSDGDTLVVKDAQGNKFTVRFACMDAPEIPHSRKEQASKKASDRNQFNWGVKAQARLAELVKQSGDRVNLTITDSDRYGRKVAEVRLSDGVFVQEVLLKEGLAKVYRPYLNKCPSKDLVQQAEAQAQQQRIGIWGDTDFTDPWQYRSVSKRK encoded by the coding sequence ATGACTAAATTACACAAAAGTTTACTAATTTTACTGAGTACCTTAATTATGACCGGTGTGGCTGGTTGTACTCGCTTCTTTGGTGCTTCTGGGGACTTAGTGGAGCGCGTCAGTGATGGTGATACTTTGGTAGTTAAAGATGCTCAGGGTAATAAATTTACGGTGCGCTTCGCTTGTATGGATGCGCCAGAAATACCCCATTCTCGCAAAGAGCAAGCTAGTAAAAAAGCTAGCGATCGCAATCAATTTAATTGGGGCGTGAAAGCACAGGCTAGATTAGCAGAGTTAGTCAAACAAAGTGGCGATCGCGTTAACCTGACAATTACAGATAGCGATCGTTATGGACGCAAAGTAGCTGAAGTCCGGTTAAGCGATGGTGTTTTTGTTCAGGAAGTTTTATTAAAAGAAGGATTGGCTAAGGTTTACCGTCCCTATTTAAATAAGTGTCCCAGTAAAGATTTAGTGCAGCAAGCAGAAGCTCAAGCCCAGCAGCAAAGAATTGGGATTTGGGGTGATACTGATTTTACAGATCCTTGGCAGTATCGCAGTGTGAGTAAGAGAAAGTAA
- the petC gene encoding cytochrome b6-f complex iron-sulfur subunit: MDDSLSLPNPSLSRRQLLNFFTGAIVAATASAALYPGTKFFVPPAETTDADGSILAKDQLGHPIPASQILAEPTRTRALIAGLAGEPTYLTVREDGTLDNVGIVNNCTHLGCTFPWNSVDQQFQCPCHGSRYDAQGAVERGPANRPLKLVHVQVKDNYIWISPWTEIDPRTGEKAWWV; this comes from the coding sequence ATGGATGATAGCTTAAGTTTGCCTAATCCTTCCCTCTCTAGGCGGCAACTTCTGAATTTCTTCACTGGGGCTATTGTTGCAGCTACGGCTAGTGCTGCTTTATATCCTGGGACTAAGTTTTTTGTGCCGCCAGCAGAAACCACTGATGCTGATGGTAGTATCCTTGCTAAAGACCAGCTTGGTCATCCTATTCCAGCTAGCCAAATTTTAGCTGAACCAACAAGAACAAGGGCTTTAATCGCCGGACTAGCAGGTGAACCTACTTATTTAACCGTTAGGGAAGATGGCACTCTTGATAATGTGGGTATTGTAAATAACTGTACCCATTTGGGTTGTACTTTCCCTTGGAATTCCGTTGATCAACAGTTCCAGTGTCCTTGTCATGGTTCACGCTATGATGCTCAAGGTGCGGTGGAACGGGGGCCTGCTAACCGTCCTCTGAAGTTGGTTCATGTCCAAGTTAAGGATAATTACATTTGGATTTCGCCTTGGACGGAAATAGATCCTCGGACTGGTGAAAAGGCTTGGTGGGTTTAG
- a CDS encoding NAD(P)/FAD-dependent oxidoreductase, with amino-acid sequence MQLSKSNVLERSDHVYDAIIVGGGAGGLSAGIYLQRYLLSSLIIDKGKARSFWMQELHNYLGLPPDTPGRVLLQQGKKHYDSLDGDFLNAYVEEVVDEGDTFAVRVKVGRQNSIYSVLRSKYLIAASGIIDHLPPLENMQNVFEYAGYNLHVCMVCDGYEMADKQCGLFAGSETSIEEMVFSLSWFTPYITVFTHGLFSVSGELRSKLQQYGYRLVETPIKQFLGKNHHMTGVELVDGTVVELETGLIAMGSHYHNTYLEGFNLERKGGYLITDQMGRTSHPRIFAIGDLKVGLNQVVIAAGDGALAATQIWREIRRAVGAKPWLSNLPSALTQT; translated from the coding sequence ATGCAATTATCAAAAAGTAATGTTTTGGAACGTTCGGATCATGTTTATGATGCAATTATTGTAGGCGGTGGTGCTGGGGGATTGTCTGCGGGTATTTACTTGCAAAGGTATTTGCTTTCTAGTCTAATTATTGACAAAGGTAAGGCTCGTTCTTTTTGGATGCAGGAGTTACATAATTATTTGGGTTTACCTCCTGATACTCCTGGGCGTGTGTTGTTGCAACAGGGTAAGAAGCATTACGACTCTCTGGATGGGGATTTTTTGAATGCTTATGTTGAGGAGGTGGTGGATGAGGGTGATACTTTTGCGGTGCGGGTGAAAGTTGGTCGTCAAAATAGTATTTACTCTGTGTTACGTTCTAAATATTTGATTGCGGCTAGTGGAATTATTGACCATCTCCCGCCGTTGGAAAATATGCAGAATGTGTTTGAATACGCTGGCTATAATTTGCACGTTTGTATGGTGTGCGATGGCTATGAAATGGCTGATAAGCAATGCGGGTTATTTGCGGGGAGTGAAACCAGTATTGAGGAAATGGTATTTAGTCTCAGTTGGTTTACGCCCTACATTACTGTTTTTACCCACGGTTTATTTTCTGTAAGTGGGGAATTACGTTCTAAATTACAGCAGTATGGTTATCGTTTGGTGGAAACTCCTATTAAGCAATTTCTGGGTAAAAATCATCACATGACAGGGGTGGAATTGGTTGATGGTACGGTGGTTGAGTTGGAAACTGGTCTAATTGCGATGGGTTCTCACTATCACAACACCTATCTGGAAGGATTTAATTTAGAACGCAAAGGGGGATATTTAATCACAGATCAGATGGGACGGACTTCTCACCCGCGCATTTTCGCGATTGGAGATTTAAAGGTGGGTTTAAATCAAGTGGTGATTGCGGCGGGTGATGGTGCATTGGCTGCAACGCAGATTTGGCGAGAAATTCGCCGTGCTGTTGGTGCTAAACCTTGGCTGTCAAATCTGCCATCAGCTCTGACACAGACATGA
- a CDS encoding metalloregulator ArsR/SmtB family transcription factor — translation MPRTKLSQGDSDTFAAVADYFKMLSEASRLQILACLKSGPMNVMELTEATGLGQANLSKHLKVLTQAGIVTRQPKGTSAFYEIADPMIFDLCELACDRISERILQQAESIRALQNTKTIF, via the coding sequence ATGCCAAGAACTAAGCTGTCTCAAGGTGATTCAGATACATTTGCGGCGGTTGCTGACTATTTTAAAATGCTATCGGAAGCAAGTCGGCTGCAAATTTTGGCTTGTCTGAAATCAGGCCCAATGAATGTGATGGAACTTACGGAAGCAACAGGTTTGGGACAAGCCAATCTATCGAAGCACCTGAAAGTCTTAACCCAGGCGGGAATTGTCACTCGTCAGCCTAAAGGTACTAGTGCTTTCTATGAGATTGCTGATCCGATGATTTTTGACCTTTGTGAATTAGCTTGCGATCGCATTAGTGAAAGAATCCTTCAACAAGCCGAAAGTATCAGAGCCTTGCAAAACACAAAGACTATTTTTTAA
- a CDS encoding RNA-guided endonuclease TnpB family protein, with product MIVYEFKVKGKKAQYQAIDEAIRTSQFIQNKCLRYWRDNKKVGRYDLNKYCAVLAAEFPFADELNSMARQSAAERCWSAIARFYDNCKKKVKGKKGFPKFKKNCRSVEYKSSGWKLSETRKSITFSDKKGIGTLKLKGTYDLNYYDIQQIKRVRLVRRADGYYAQFAIDINVKVESQPTNQVVGIDLGLKYFIADNKGNIEPSPQFYRQSEKQLNRANRKKSQKFSKEKNKARVRQSNNYHKARNRYARKHLKVSRQRKEYCKRLAYSVIQSNDLVAYEDLNVKGLVRNRHLAKSISDAGWYAFRQWLEYFGHKYGKVTIAVPPHNTSQNCSNCGEKVNKSLSTRTHVCPHCGYVEDRDINAAINILRRGLSTVGHTGTYATGDLPSWAVGASLLSNGESVNVESSHF from the coding sequence ATGATTGTTTACGAGTTTAAAGTCAAAGGGAAAAAAGCGCAATATCAGGCAATAGACGAAGCAATTCGTACTAGCCAATTCATTCAAAACAAGTGCTTACGCTACTGGAGAGATAACAAAAAAGTGGGGAGATACGACCTCAATAAATACTGCGCGGTATTAGCTGCTGAATTCCCCTTTGCTGATGAATTAAACTCAATGGCTAGACAATCTGCTGCTGAACGTTGTTGGTCTGCGATAGCTAGGTTTTACGACAACTGCAAGAAGAAGGTTAAAGGTAAAAAGGGGTTTCCTAAGTTTAAGAAAAACTGTCGTTCAGTTGAATATAAATCATCTGGATGGAAACTTTCAGAAACTCGTAAATCTATCACCTTTTCAGACAAGAAAGGTATAGGCACTCTTAAACTAAAAGGGACTTACGACCTAAACTATTACGATATCCAGCAAATCAAGCGCGTTCGCCTAGTACGTCGTGCTGATGGCTATTATGCTCAATTTGCAATTGATATTAATGTCAAAGTAGAAAGCCAACCTACAAATCAAGTAGTTGGTATCGACTTGGGATTGAAATACTTCATTGCAGATAACAAAGGTAATATTGAACCTTCACCCCAGTTCTACCGTCAGTCAGAAAAACAGTTAAACCGTGCCAACCGCAAAAAGTCTCAGAAGTTCAGCAAAGAGAAGAACAAAGCTCGCGTCAGACAATCGAACAATTACCACAAAGCTAGAAATAGATATGCTCGTAAGCATTTAAAAGTAAGTAGGCAGCGAAAAGAGTATTGCAAGAGATTAGCATACTCCGTCATCCAATCTAACGATTTGGTAGCCTATGAAGATTTAAACGTGAAGGGTTTGGTACGTAATCGACATCTAGCTAAATCAATTTCTGATGCTGGTTGGTATGCCTTTAGGCAATGGTTAGAATATTTTGGTCATAAATATGGGAAAGTAACTATTGCAGTTCCTCCCCACAACACCAGCCAAAATTGTTCTAATTGTGGCGAAAAAGTGAATAAATCTCTGTCTACAAGGACTCATGTCTGTCCCCATTGTGGATATGTGGAAGACAGAGATATCAATGCAGCAATCAATATTTTGAGGCGAGGACTCAGTACGGTAGGGCATACCGGAACTTACGCTACAGGAGATTTGCCCTCTTGGGCGGTTGGCGCAAGCCTGCTGTCTAACGGCGAGTCTGTGAATGTAGAATCTTCGCACTTTTAG
- a CDS encoding NAD(P)/FAD-dependent oxidoreductase, whose translation MAHIVIIGAGLGGLPTAYELRHILPKQHQVTVISETPNFTFIPSLPWVAMGLSSLESIQVSLETRLRHRGINWVQGRVDKLNPQDQKISLGEQNIAYDYLIIATGAELALDAVLGLGPDGYTQSVCNPHHALKALQAWQKFLLAPGPLVVGALPKTSCLGPAYEFTLLADYVLRQKGLREQVSITFVTPEPYAGHLGIGGMANSAELVKKFMAQRDVEVIENATVTTIEPNQIHLGNGRVLPFAYSMLLPPFRGARFIRQVPGLGNQDGFIPVLPTYRHPEYSSIYAIGVAVQIKPPEATPIPLGVPKTGQMTEAMGMAVAHNIAIALGVNSAPLVTPTLDAICFADFGDSGILFLANPVLPDVETGKRRRAVALSGVWVSWAKAAFERYFLAKMRLGTAVPWFEKLMLKLLGLSLVAPLPIPNNGESN comes from the coding sequence ATGGCTCACATTGTCATCATCGGCGCAGGATTGGGAGGTTTACCCACTGCTTATGAATTAAGACACATCCTCCCCAAACAACATCAAGTTACCGTCATTTCTGAAACCCCTAATTTCACCTTTATTCCTTCATTACCTTGGGTCGCAATGGGCTTAAGTTCTTTGGAGTCCATCCAGGTAAGCTTAGAAACCAGGTTGCGACACCGAGGAATTAACTGGGTACAAGGACGAGTAGACAAGTTAAATCCGCAAGACCAGAAAATCTCCTTGGGAGAACAAAACATTGCCTACGATTACTTGATTATTGCCACAGGTGCAGAACTCGCATTAGATGCCGTACTAGGTTTAGGCCCTGATGGCTATACCCAATCAGTATGTAATCCTCATCATGCCCTCAAAGCTTTACAGGCGTGGCAAAAATTTCTCCTTGCGCCGGGGCCATTAGTAGTGGGGGCGTTACCAAAAACCAGCTGTCTAGGCCCTGCCTACGAATTTACCCTACTGGCAGACTACGTTCTCAGGCAAAAAGGATTACGGGAGCAGGTATCAATTACTTTTGTCACACCAGAACCCTATGCGGGACATTTGGGTATTGGGGGAATGGCGAATTCTGCCGAATTAGTGAAAAAATTCATGGCGCAACGGGATGTAGAAGTGATTGAAAATGCAACAGTAACGACAATTGAGCCAAATCAGATTCATTTAGGAAATGGTAGAGTCTTGCCATTTGCCTACTCAATGTTACTACCACCCTTTCGGGGAGCGCGTTTTATCCGCCAAGTCCCAGGATTAGGCAATCAAGACGGCTTTATTCCTGTATTACCGACATACAGACATCCTGAATATTCCTCAATTTACGCCATAGGAGTTGCAGTCCAAATCAAGCCGCCAGAAGCAACGCCTATTCCCTTGGGAGTACCCAAAACTGGACAGATGACAGAAGCAATGGGAATGGCTGTGGCACATAATATTGCCATTGCACTGGGAGTAAATTCTGCACCGTTGGTGACTCCTACACTTGATGCCATATGCTTTGCTGACTTTGGTGATTCAGGAATTTTATTTCTGGCTAATCCAGTGTTACCGGATGTGGAAACAGGTAAACGTCGGCGGGCTGTGGCGTTGAGTGGTGTTTGGGTAAGTTGGGCTAAAGCTGCGTTTGAGAGGTATTTTCTAGCTAAAATGCGGCTTGGGACGGCTGTACCTTGGTTTGAAAAACTAATGTTGAAATTATTGGGATTATCTTTAGTTGCTCCTCTTCCCATCCCAAATAATGGAGAAAGTAACTAA
- a CDS encoding XisI protein, protein MEKLTSYRNLIKNILSEYEKLASQTPNPYGVDSVLAFDEQRDQYIWSQVGWHDDKKITAITVYIRIKNDKIYIEEDWTEEGIATELMRLGVPASDIVLAFQPPEVRQYTEFAIA, encoded by the coding sequence ATGGAGAAACTAACCAGCTATCGCAATTTAATTAAAAACATTCTCTCAGAATATGAAAAATTAGCCTCACAAACTCCTAACCCTTATGGAGTTGATAGTGTCTTAGCTTTTGATGAACAAAGAGATCAATATATTTGGTCTCAAGTTGGTTGGCATGACGATAAAAAAATTACTGCAATTACTGTATATATTCGCATTAAAAATGACAAGATTTACATTGAAGAAGATTGGACTGAGGAAGGAATAGCAACGGAGTTAATGCGTTTAGGTGTGCCGGCTAGCGATATTGTTTTGGCATTTCAGCCGCCAGAGGTGAGACAATACACAGAGTTTGCGATCGCCTAG
- the psbA gene encoding photosystem II q(b) protein → MTTLLKERDRSNLWDRFCNWITSTENRMYIGWFGVILIPTALTAAIVFILAFIAAPPVDVDGIREPVSGSLLYGNNIITATVVPTSAAIGLHLYPIWEAASLDEWLYNGGPYQMIVLHFLLAIYAYMGRQWELSYRLGMRPWIPVAFSAPVAAATAVLLIYPIGQGSFSDGMMLGISGTFNFMIVFSPEHNILMHPFHMIGVAGVFGGALFSAMHGSLVTSTLVRETSEVESANIGYKFGQEEETYNIVAAHGYFGRLIFQYASFNNSRSLHFFLAAWPVVGIWFAALGVSTMSFNLNGFNFNNSILDHQGRTIDTWADLLNRANLGIEVMHERNAHNFPLDLASGEAQPIALAAPAIAS, encoded by the coding sequence ATGACAACTCTTCTCAAAGAGCGCGATCGCTCTAATTTATGGGATAGATTCTGTAATTGGATCACCAGTACAGAAAACCGGATGTATATCGGCTGGTTTGGCGTAATCCTAATTCCCACGGCTTTAACTGCGGCAATTGTGTTTATTTTGGCGTTTATTGCTGCACCACCTGTAGATGTAGATGGTATCCGTGAGCCTGTTTCTGGTTCACTGCTGTATGGAAATAACATCATCACTGCTACTGTAGTTCCCACTTCGGCGGCGATTGGTTTGCACTTGTACCCCATCTGGGAAGCCGCTTCTTTGGATGAGTGGCTATACAATGGCGGCCCCTATCAAATGATTGTGTTGCACTTCCTGTTGGCTATCTATGCTTATATGGGTCGGCAATGGGAATTAAGCTATCGTTTAGGAATGCGTCCTTGGATTCCTGTGGCTTTTTCTGCACCTGTGGCGGCTGCAACTGCGGTTTTATTGATTTACCCCATTGGACAAGGTAGTTTTTCCGATGGCATGATGTTGGGCATTTCCGGTACATTCAATTTTATGATTGTGTTTTCACCGGAACACAATATTCTCATGCACCCATTCCATATGATTGGTGTGGCGGGAGTATTTGGTGGGGCTTTGTTCTCGGCAATGCACGGTTCTCTGGTAACTTCTACCCTCGTGCGGGAAACCTCAGAAGTAGAATCAGCCAATATTGGTTATAAGTTTGGTCAAGAAGAAGAAACTTACAACATCGTAGCGGCACATGGTTACTTTGGGCGGTTAATCTTCCAATATGCCAGCTTTAATAATTCACGTTCTTTACACTTTTTCCTAGCTGCTTGGCCTGTGGTGGGTATTTGGTTTGCGGCTTTGGGTGTCAGCACCATGTCATTTAACTTGAATGGATTCAACTTTAATAACTCAATTTTGGATCACCAAGGACGAACAATTGACACCTGGGCAGATTTATTAAATAGAGCAAATTTAGGAATTGAAGTGATGCACGAGCGTAATGCTCACAACTTCCCCCTAGATTTAGCCTCTGGCGAAGCTCAACCCATAGCCTTGGCTGCTCCTGCTATTGCTAGCTAA
- a CDS encoding XisH family protein: MPAKDIYHDAVKNALIKDGWTITADPYTIKYEKVQLFADLLADRTLEIERNGQQIVVEIKSFITRLPMREFETALGQYIIYRTLLKAIFPETKIYLAIGTTIYQSFFQQKAISMVIEENNLLLIVVDLKKEKVFQWRN; this comes from the coding sequence ATGCCAGCCAAAGATATTTATCATGATGCTGTTAAAAATGCCTTAATTAAAGATGGCTGGACAATTACGGCTGATCCTTATACCATTAAATATGAAAAAGTACAGTTATTTGCTGATTTACTTGCTGATAGAACTCTAGAAATCGAACGAAATGGACAACAAATAGTTGTAGAAATTAAGAGTTTTATTACTCGTTTACCCATGCGGGAATTTGAAACAGCTTTAGGGCAGTATATTATATACCGTACATTATTAAAAGCAATTTTTCCTGAAACTAAAATTTATTTAGCTATTGGTACCACTATTTATCAATCATTTTTTCAACAGAAAGCAATTTCAATGGTAATTGAAGAAAATAATTTACTTTTAATTGTTGTTGATTTGAAAAAGGAGAAAGTTTTTCAATGGAGAAACTAA
- a CDS encoding type II toxin-antitoxin system VapC family toxin: MKYLLDTNVCVKYLNEDLNIRRKLESCDLEDIVVCAIVKLELFYGAMRSDNPNQVWSKVKRFLEVFISLPLDDISALNAGKIRAQLANIGTPIGYNDLLIAAIAISHDLILVTHNTKEFARVEGLKLEDWEIDA; this comes from the coding sequence ATGAAATATTTGCTAGATACAAATGTATGTGTTAAATATCTCAATGAAGATTTGAATATAAGACGGAAACTAGAGAGTTGTGATTTAGAAGATATAGTTGTCTGTGCAATAGTGAAGTTAGAGTTATTTTATGGAGCAATGAGGAGTGATAACCCTAATCAAGTTTGGTCAAAGGTTAAGCGATTTTTAGAGGTATTTATTTCTTTACCTTTAGACGATATTTCCGCTTTAAATGCTGGTAAGATTCGGGCGCAGTTGGCTAATATTGGTACTCCTATTGGTTATAATGATTTATTAATTGCTGCTATTGCAATTTCCCATGATTTGATTTTGGTGACTCATAATACTAAAGAATTTGCCAGAGTCGAAGGATTAAAACTAGAAGATTGGGAAATTGACGCTTAA
- a CDS encoding helix-turn-helix transcriptional regulator, with the protein MNLRALRKRTGLKISDVAIELNCALSSIRNWEKGRTTPKMEVWQVFRLRDLYQCTEEELVQAVKESMLTQDT; encoded by the coding sequence ATGAATTTAAGAGCATTGAGAAAACGTACAGGACTAAAAATTAGTGATGTTGCTATTGAACTAAATTGCGCCTTATCTTCAATTCGCAATTGGGAAAAGGGGAGAACAACGCCGAAAATGGAAGTATGGCAAGTATTCCGCCTGCGAGATTTGTATCAGTGTACAGAAGAGGAGTTAGTACAAGCGGTTAAGGAATCAATGCTGACTCAAGATACATAA